One part of the Bacillus sp. FJAT-27916 genome encodes these proteins:
- a CDS encoding YhgE/Pip domain-containing protein, translating into MSKIWRIYKTDWVRIFRSKAAIFLIVALMILPSLYAWFNIKALWDPYGNTSGLRVAVANDDVGYTFRGKKIDIGDQVVESLKKNKKLGWTFVNHEKAEKGVVQGKYYASIYIPKDFSENMASILTGDIEKPEIIYTVNDKINAIAPKITSKGASTIASSVSTQFIETVSSEMLSAFKEIGVELEKELPTIRNMENKLYEIQAAIPKMNEFGNQIISLNKKLPEIQEKVNKATGYTEYIPKIDELGGNVLKVRDALPKIEAAGEKIAVLEEHLPEIQQAADSVESLTNDFDTIHDNLNTAITEAKNASEVINQVQSVLPEIKELMEAGSGYTAVIKDFTDKLAASFEVIEQMIKKNLQLANTSAKTVTSALSVTGNDTAAAQNQLGRLSSMLGTQRQLISDINATSGNLGGFGQKLARAQSYAQSAQQSLSNGNVSAAQAQASQLQKAIEEILASYDSAYLPAIEQALKNVSSHMESADNVLQTLNEQLPKVESILVNAGGIVDDAIKALEKYEAAFPQIASAIDKASDAVQTNMDAITNGITTANDFYETKYPAAKESIMLGSAFVENQWPGISKELVSTAKLIDEKMPKVKKSIELAADLAANDLPPLTTKINEAASKLTEAKGEINLEELIEFLRLDVQNDSDFLSNPIDLKEVTKYPIANYGSASTPFYSTLAIWVGVVLLVSMLSVEVHMPDERYTIAQVYFGRGLTFLTIALIQTAVIALGDIFLLKADISDRIYFILFSLLIALVFTALIYTLVSVLGNVGKGAAIILLVLQVAGSGSNFPIEVSSSFFQHIYPFLPFTYAVKLLRESVGGIYWPTASMCITVLSLITVLFTLFGTIFKKPLTKIVNKFNEDAKKSKIIH; encoded by the coding sequence ATGTCGAAAATTTGGAGAATATATAAGACGGATTGGGTTCGGATCTTTCGTTCCAAAGCTGCTATCTTTCTTATCGTTGCCTTGATGATTCTTCCCTCACTCTATGCCTGGTTTAATATAAAGGCTCTATGGGACCCTTATGGAAATACATCCGGCCTCCGTGTGGCTGTAGCGAATGATGATGTAGGCTATACATTCAGGGGGAAAAAGATTGATATTGGGGACCAGGTTGTAGAATCGCTTAAGAAGAACAAAAAGCTAGGATGGACCTTTGTGAATCATGAGAAGGCCGAGAAAGGGGTCGTACAAGGGAAGTATTATGCCAGTATTTATATCCCAAAGGATTTCTCAGAGAATATGGCTAGTATCTTAACCGGTGATATCGAGAAACCAGAAATTATTTATACGGTGAATGATAAAATCAATGCAATCGCACCGAAAATTACTTCTAAGGGTGCAAGCACCATTGCCAGCAGCGTGAGCACTCAGTTTATTGAAACGGTTTCCTCCGAAATGCTCTCGGCCTTTAAGGAAATCGGGGTTGAATTAGAGAAAGAGCTCCCAACCATCCGCAACATGGAAAACAAGCTGTATGAAATTCAAGCCGCTATTCCGAAGATGAATGAATTCGGCAATCAAATTATCAGTCTGAATAAGAAGCTTCCCGAAATTCAAGAGAAAGTGAATAAAGCTACTGGCTATACTGAGTACATACCGAAAATCGATGAACTAGGGGGAAATGTCCTCAAGGTAAGGGATGCACTTCCAAAGATTGAGGCGGCCGGGGAGAAAATCGCAGTCCTTGAAGAGCATTTACCAGAGATTCAACAAGCAGCCGATTCGGTTGAATCTCTCACTAATGACTTTGATACGATTCATGATAATTTGAATACAGCGATAACCGAGGCAAAAAATGCGAGCGAGGTTATTAACCAGGTTCAGTCTGTTCTTCCTGAAATAAAGGAGCTGATGGAGGCGGGCTCAGGCTATACAGCCGTCATCAAGGATTTCACGGATAAATTAGCTGCTTCTTTTGAGGTCATCGAGCAAATGATTAAGAAAAATCTTCAATTGGCTAACACATCCGCTAAAACGGTTACCTCTGCTTTGTCAGTCACTGGTAACGATACAGCAGCTGCCCAAAATCAATTGGGACGTTTATCATCGATGCTTGGAACGCAAAGACAGCTGATCAGTGATATCAATGCAACGAGCGGGAATCTGGGCGGTTTTGGCCAGAAATTGGCAAGGGCCCAGAGCTATGCGCAATCTGCTCAGCAATCACTAAGTAATGGTAATGTGTCGGCTGCTCAGGCACAGGCTTCGCAGCTTCAGAAAGCGATAGAAGAAATACTGGCCAGTTATGACAGTGCCTATTTACCAGCTATTGAGCAGGCACTGAAAAATGTGAGCAGTCATATGGAATCTGCCGATAATGTTCTGCAAACCTTAAACGAGCAGCTGCCAAAAGTTGAATCCATTTTAGTGAATGCAGGAGGAATTGTCGATGATGCCATTAAGGCCCTTGAAAAGTATGAGGCAGCCTTTCCTCAAATAGCTTCAGCTATAGATAAAGCATCCGATGCCGTTCAAACGAATATGGATGCCATTACGAATGGCATCACTACCGCCAATGACTTCTATGAGACGAAATATCCAGCTGCAAAGGAATCCATCATGCTTGGCAGTGCGTTCGTAGAGAATCAATGGCCAGGGATATCGAAGGAGCTTGTATCGACTGCAAAACTGATTGATGAGAAGATGCCGAAAGTCAAAAAATCAATAGAACTTGCTGCAGATTTGGCTGCCAATGATCTGCCACCGCTCACCACCAAAATTAATGAAGCGGCAAGTAAATTAACAGAAGCAAAGGGGGAAATCAATTTAGAGGAATTGATTGAATTCCTGCGACTTGATGTACAAAATGACAGTGATTTCCTTTCCAATCCAATTGATTTGAAAGAGGTCACGAAGTATCCGATTGCGAATTACGGATCCGCGAGTACGCCGTTTTATTCGACCTTAGCGATTTGGGTGGGTGTTGTCCTCTTGGTTTCTATGCTCTCGGTTGAAGTCCATATGCCGGACGAGAGATATACCATTGCTCAAGTCTATTTCGGCAGGGGGCTGACCTTCCTGACGATTGCCCTTATTCAGACAGCCGTCATTGCCCTTGGAGATATCTTTTTGCTAAAGGCTGATATTTCTGATCGGATATACTTTATTCTATTCTCTCTATTGATTGCGCTTGTTTTTACAGCTCTGATTTACACGCTGGTATCTGTCCTTGGCAATGTGGGGAAAGGCGCGGCCATCATTCTGCTCGTACTTCAGGTTGCAGGGTCAGGCTCTAACTTCCCAATTGAGGTTTCCTCCTCCTTCTTCCAGCATATCTATCCGTTCCTGCCGTTCACATATGCGGTGAAATTATTGCGGGAATCAGTCGGAGGAATCTATTGGCCGACAGCGAGTATGTGCATCACAGTGCTATCCTTGATTACTGTCTTATTCACTCTTTTTGGAACCATATTTAAAAAGCCGCTTACCAAAATTGTGAACAAATTCAATGAAGATGCGAAAAAAAGCAAGATCATTCATTGA
- a CDS encoding DUF3006 domain-containing protein: MKGIIDRFEGDIAVVEIDGETQDFPKKIFPKEAETGDVVEISGDKVKVLKDETEKLRKEIEQLMEDVWED; the protein is encoded by the coding sequence GTGAAAGGAATCATTGACCGCTTTGAAGGGGATATCGCTGTTGTTGAAATTGACGGCGAAACGCAGGATTTTCCAAAGAAAATCTTCCCAAAAGAAGCTGAAACCGGTGATGTTGTAGAAATTTCCGGCGATAAAGTAAAGGTTTTGAAGGACGAAACCGAGAAGCTTCGGAAGGAAATTGAACAATTAATGGAAGATGTTTGGGAAGACTAA
- a CDS encoding TIGR04104 family putative zinc finger protein translates to MTTIQKGLMHMPTCKACGNSWTWSSSLKAILSFRQSMICPYCQKSQYQSQSSRFRTSFITMIPLLLLPFFILFQLSITVTLLIELAILIIILFVLPFVLILSNHDEPMW, encoded by the coding sequence ATGACTACTATTCAGAAAGGACTAATGCATATGCCAACCTGTAAAGCATGCGGGAATTCCTGGACATGGTCTTCATCGCTAAAGGCCATACTCTCCTTTAGACAGTCGATGATTTGTCCTTATTGTCAAAAAAGCCAATATCAAAGTCAGTCCTCCCGTTTCAGAACATCCTTCATCACCATGATTCCACTACTTCTTCTTCCGTTTTTCATCCTATTTCAACTTTCTATTACCGTTACTTTATTGATCGAACTTGCTATCTTGATTATCATACTATTCGTTCTGCCCTTTGTCCTTATCCTGAGCAATCATGATGAACCGATGTGGTAG
- a CDS encoding PTS transporter subunit IIC, with protein MNMSRKDYIIDRMYKASTGIANAVLVTLGIGLLFESIGGYFDWQMFLTIGGAAKVLLAPALGAGIAYQLGGNSLVIFSAMACSSVGGAAIQKTAEGAFTIVTGQPISAVLAAIIATYIGKRMVGKTKLDIMAIPLAAIFVGGISGVGLAAVTTPLLTWISAQITASVQGSPLIGSIVLSLVFSLLLMTPASSAALAIALQLDPVSSAAALIGCTVQFAAFTAMSYKDNDLGGFLAQSIVTPKVQFPNLIKNPIYIIPAFIASAIAAPIATMVFDFKVPYELGGMGLSSLIAPINILANQGWGVFLIYVAVGMILPVLIAVSIHRLLKMAGKVHPGDLRLEVQ; from the coding sequence ATGAACATGAGCAGGAAAGACTACATCATAGACCGGATGTACAAAGCTTCAACAGGAATTGCCAATGCTGTATTGGTAACGCTCGGGATTGGCCTTTTATTCGAATCAATCGGGGGATACTTTGATTGGCAAATGTTCCTGACCATTGGTGGTGCTGCAAAGGTATTGCTTGCTCCTGCATTAGGTGCCGGAATTGCTTACCAGCTTGGCGGTAATTCTTTGGTAATCTTCAGCGCAATGGCCTGTTCCTCAGTAGGGGGAGCTGCAATTCAAAAGACAGCAGAGGGCGCCTTCACAATTGTGACAGGGCAGCCAATTTCCGCAGTACTAGCGGCAATCATTGCTACATATATCGGAAAGAGAATGGTTGGTAAGACAAAACTAGACATCATGGCAATCCCGCTTGCAGCCATCTTTGTCGGAGGAATTTCAGGAGTTGGGCTTGCGGCTGTAACGACACCGCTCTTAACTTGGATCAGCGCGCAAATCACTGCCTCTGTCCAAGGGTCGCCGCTTATTGGTTCCATTGTTCTTTCACTTGTATTCAGTTTATTGTTAATGACACCAGCATCCTCTGCCGCACTTGCGATTGCCTTGCAGTTGGATCCTGTTTCAAGTGCAGCAGCATTGATTGGTTGTACAGTCCAGTTCGCCGCCTTTACAGCAATGTCTTATAAGGATAATGACCTTGGCGGATTCTTAGCCCAATCCATTGTTACGCCAAAGGTTCAATTTCCGAATCTTATCAAGAATCCAATCTATATCATCCCTGCTTTCATAGCGTCTGCAATAGCAGCGCCGATTGCGACGATGGTATTTGATTTCAAAGTTCCATATGAGCTAGGGGGAATGGGATTAAGCTCCTTGATTGCCCCAATTAATATATTAGCAAACCAAGGATGGGGTGTATTCCTTATATATGTAGCGGTTGGAATGATTCTTCCTGTCTTGATTGCCGTATCGATTCACCGCCTGCTGAAAATGGCTGGAAAGGTTCACCCTGGTGACTTAAGGCTGGAGGTTCAATAA
- a CDS encoding DUF4260 domain-containing protein has protein sequence MPKWLLRLEGLAVLLVSLYVYALFDYSWMLFFLLIMAPDLSALGFLVNQRVGAISYNIFHTYLFVWPFILYGSIWSNDMLLMIGLIFASHIGMDRILGYGLRYTNMLEENHLRKL, from the coding sequence GTGCCCAAATGGCTTTTGCGTCTGGAAGGTTTGGCTGTTTTGCTTGTCAGTTTGTATGTATATGCTTTATTCGATTACAGCTGGATGTTATTTTTTCTATTGATTATGGCGCCGGATTTATCCGCCTTAGGCTTTCTCGTTAATCAGCGTGTTGGAGCCATATCGTATAATATCTTCCACACATACCTGTTCGTATGGCCCTTTATCTTATACGGCTCCATTTGGTCAAATGACATGCTACTGATGATAGGCTTGATTTTTGCTTCCCATATTGGGATGGACCGGATATTAGGCTATGGACTGAGATATACAAACATGCTGGAAGAGAATCATCTACGTAAGCTATAA
- a CDS encoding YitT family protein, which translates to MITLGAFLFAFGIEKFLIPNNIVDGGIVGISIMLSKITNFQLAIFLIVLNAPFIYLGYKQIGKTFAIQSFYGICIASLFTILLHHSAPLTDDPLLAAIFGGIILGVGVGIVLRNSGALDGTEVLAILISSKSSFSVGQIVMFFNLFILGAACFVYNFNSGMYSLIAYFVAFKTMDIVVEGLDESKQIVIISNHYEEIANEITTRLGRTVTFLNGQGAYSKEEKRVIFCVVTRLEEAKLRSIVDGIDENAFIAISHINEVKGGNFKKKNIH; encoded by the coding sequence ATGATTACACTTGGTGCATTTTTATTTGCCTTTGGCATCGAGAAATTTTTAATCCCCAATAATATTGTGGATGGTGGCATCGTAGGTATATCGATTATGCTATCGAAAATCACTAATTTTCAGCTAGCCATTTTTCTAATCGTTTTAAATGCTCCATTCATCTACTTAGGTTACAAACAAATAGGTAAAACCTTCGCAATTCAAAGTTTCTACGGAATTTGTATCGCTTCCCTATTCACTATTCTTTTGCATCATTCCGCCCCTTTGACAGATGATCCGTTATTAGCAGCCATATTTGGCGGCATCATTCTTGGTGTTGGTGTTGGTATTGTACTACGAAACTCAGGCGCGCTGGATGGTACAGAGGTTTTGGCTATTCTCATTAGCAGTAAGTCATCATTCTCTGTTGGACAGATTGTTATGTTCTTTAACCTTTTCATTTTAGGTGCTGCTTGCTTTGTCTACAACTTTAACTCTGGAATGTATTCATTGATTGCTTATTTTGTCGCCTTTAAAACGATGGATATTGTAGTAGAAGGATTAGATGAATCTAAGCAGATTGTCATCATCAGCAACCACTATGAAGAAATCGCTAATGAAATCACTACAAGATTAGGTAGAACAGTTACTTTCTTAAATGGGCAAGGTGCCTATTCTAAAGAAGAAAAACGAGTTATTTTCTGCGTGGTCACTCGTTTAGAAGAGGCAAAACTACGGTCAATTGTTGATGGAATTGATGAGAATGCCTTCATTGCTATCAGTCATATCAATGAAGTAAAGGGAGGAAACTTCAAAAAGAAGAACATTCATTAA
- a CDS encoding transporter substrate-binding domain-containing protein has protein sequence MKTVKLLKKCKGLIAILAILSVITACTSEKGKSNETDKTAWENIKEKGTLKAATSGTLFPASYHDSDSNELTGYDVEVAKELADRLGLKIEFTEMAFDGMLSSINSGQVDFAINDITVTDERKEKFGFTDPYKHSVGAAIVRKSDLSGIDSLEDLKGKKAAGEATTTYMEVARTYGAEEVIYDNATNDQYLRDVSTGRTDIILNDYYTQTLAVSYYSDLDITVHPTIRYNPSSASIILKKENEDMRDAFNDALKKMKEDGTLTKLSKQFYNGADVSEEIELEESK, from the coding sequence ATGAAAACAGTTAAGTTATTAAAAAAATGTAAGGGCTTAATAGCTATTTTAGCAATTTTATCAGTCATCACTGCCTGTACTAGTGAAAAAGGGAAAAGTAATGAAACAGACAAGACTGCATGGGAAAACATCAAGGAGAAGGGCACATTGAAGGCTGCTACATCCGGCACACTCTTCCCTGCCTCTTATCATGATTCTGACTCCAATGAATTGACAGGATATGATGTCGAAGTAGCGAAGGAGCTTGCAGACCGGCTTGGGCTTAAAATTGAATTTACGGAAATGGCCTTTGACGGGATGCTTTCCTCCATTAACAGCGGACAGGTTGATTTCGCCATTAACGACATCACGGTTACAGACGAACGGAAGGAGAAGTTTGGATTTACCGATCCGTACAAGCACTCTGTTGGAGCTGCCATTGTGCGGAAATCTGATCTATCAGGCATTGATAGCTTGGAGGATTTGAAAGGAAAGAAAGCAGCCGGCGAAGCAACGACTACCTATATGGAGGTCGCCCGTACATACGGCGCTGAAGAGGTTATATATGATAATGCAACCAATGACCAATACTTGCGTGATGTATCAACAGGACGTACAGATATCATCCTAAATGACTACTACACGCAAACGCTGGCCGTCTCCTACTATTCAGACCTGGATATCACCGTTCATCCAACAATCCGTTATAACCCCAGCAGTGCCTCCATCATCCTGAAGAAGGAGAACGAGGATATGCGGGATGCCTTCAACGATGCATTGAAGAAAATGAAGGAAGATGGAACACTCACGAAATTATCGAAACAATTCTATAATGGTGCAGACGTAAGTGAAGAAATTGAACTTGAGGAAAGCAAGTAA
- a CDS encoding LysR family transcriptional regulator: MDIRQLRYFAAIAEEGQITRAAKKLHMAQPPLSYQLKTLEEELGQTLFERNGKAMELTEAGRLLYERTNELFRWVEETTQDVQQVGKGLKGNLAIGSVKSSFSYLPERIKQFRDEYPEVIFQLYEGDSYRIADYLLNRDIEIGIVRLPLDLHQFHTMPLPTDQFVCVLPKSISCSDSLHMSDLAEMPIMLLHRVRGVGLYELVIDTCRDNGLELNVICHCPDTSMLLTLVRAGVGAALLPLSAIPASSEEWWIVKHIEDLHINSESAVIWLKNRRLSKQAERFLDSLPTSGPKIPNI; encoded by the coding sequence TTGGATATTCGTCAGCTTCGTTACTTTGCGGCAATCGCCGAGGAGGGACAAATCACTAGGGCAGCCAAAAAGCTGCATATGGCTCAGCCTCCTCTCAGCTATCAGCTAAAGACACTTGAAGAGGAGCTCGGACAAACCTTGTTTGAAAGAAACGGAAAAGCCATGGAATTAACCGAAGCAGGAAGATTATTGTACGAACGGACAAATGAATTATTTCGCTGGGTCGAAGAGACTACCCAAGATGTTCAGCAGGTTGGAAAAGGATTAAAGGGAAACTTGGCAATTGGAAGTGTAAAATCCAGCTTTTCTTATTTACCGGAAAGAATCAAACAGTTCAGAGATGAATACCCTGAAGTCATATTTCAGCTCTATGAGGGAGATTCATACAGGATAGCCGACTATTTACTGAATCGGGATATCGAAATCGGCATTGTACGTCTCCCGCTTGACCTCCATCAATTTCACACCATGCCTTTACCGACTGATCAATTTGTCTGTGTGCTTCCCAAAAGTATTAGCTGCAGCGATTCCTTGCATATGTCCGATTTGGCCGAGATGCCGATTATGCTGCTGCATCGAGTAAGGGGAGTCGGATTATACGAACTAGTTATAGATACATGCCGGGATAACGGACTTGAGCTAAATGTGATTTGTCATTGCCCAGATACTTCGATGCTTCTCACCTTGGTAAGAGCTGGCGTCGGCGCCGCTTTATTGCCTTTATCCGCCATACCTGCATCTTCGGAAGAATGGTGGATAGTCAAACATATCGAGGATTTGCACATCAATTCTGAATCCGCCGTCATCTGGCTTAAAAACCGCCGTCTTTCAAAGCAGGCTGAGCGGTTTTTGGACAGTCTGCCAACCTCCGGACCTAAAATACCAAATATTTGA
- a CDS encoding amino acid ABC transporter permease translates to MEQIQWQYLFNPSLAIDSLPYVLEGLWNTLFISFTSMIFGLLLGLFLALGRSSANWLLRLPSSLYISFMRGVPILVILFILYFGFPVIGIEFTAIQAAVIGFSLNSAAYIAEINRSAIKAIDHGQWEASQSLGLTYWQTLGGIILPQAVRIALPPLSNVMLDLIKASSLAAMITVPEIFQHAKIVGGRELDYMTMYILIALIYWAICSVVSVLQRYLEKRAEVFMK, encoded by the coding sequence ATGGAACAAATTCAGTGGCAATATTTATTTAACCCAAGCTTGGCCATTGACTCCTTGCCTTATGTACTGGAAGGATTATGGAACACCCTGTTCATCTCCTTTACAAGCATGATTTTCGGTCTTCTGCTCGGGCTATTCCTGGCACTAGGGCGCAGCTCGGCCAACTGGCTGCTGCGACTGCCGTCTAGCCTGTATATCTCGTTCATGCGTGGTGTACCGATTCTTGTCATCCTGTTCATCCTTTATTTTGGTTTCCCAGTAATCGGTATTGAATTCACAGCCATCCAAGCTGCTGTCATTGGCTTCAGCTTGAACAGTGCTGCTTATATCGCCGAGATCAATCGTTCGGCTATCAAGGCGATCGACCATGGCCAATGGGAGGCATCACAATCACTCGGACTTACATATTGGCAAACCTTAGGAGGTATCATTCTCCCTCAGGCTGTCCGCATTGCCCTCCCTCCGCTATCAAACGTGATGCTTGATCTAATCAAAGCTTCGTCGCTCGCAGCCATGATTACTGTGCCGGAAATCTTTCAGCATGCCAAAATCGTCGGCGGGCGGGAATTAGATTACATGACTATGTACATCTTGATTGCGCTCATTTATTGGGCAATATGCTCCGTCGTATCGGTTCTGCAGCGCTATTTGGAGAAACGGGCAGAGGTTTTTATGAAATAA
- a CDS encoding proline dehydrogenase family protein gives MKLKDVFISLSENQFLNQAAQKYGLKMGAKSVVAGTTIEEAIKSIRELNRRGISCTVDCLGEFVSDHAEATKAKEQIIQVIEAIHDNDVDAHISLKPSQLGLDIDYAFCLQNLKEIAEAASRYELFINIDMENYDRLEPSFRLLEELSEEYPNIGTVIQAYFYRAQSDIERLKDYRLRIVKGAYKETSDVAYQTKLDIDDNFLRLIEYHLMNGKFTSIATHDHQVINHVKRFVEANHISKDKFEFQMLYGFRTELQYELANEGYQFCTYVPFGTDWYGYFMRRLAERPQNLGLVTKQVFNKKTNIVLGVAAGAFLLGRMTRKK, from the coding sequence TTGAAACTGAAGGATGTATTTATTTCGTTATCGGAGAACCAATTCTTGAACCAAGCCGCACAGAAATATGGATTGAAAATGGGGGCAAAATCTGTTGTTGCTGGCACGACCATTGAAGAAGCCATTAAGAGCATACGTGAGCTGAACCGCAGGGGAATCTCCTGCACGGTTGACTGCCTCGGTGAATTCGTGAGTGACCATGCGGAAGCAACCAAAGCAAAGGAACAGATTATCCAAGTGATTGAAGCGATTCATGACAATGACGTTGATGCTCATATCTCATTAAAGCCTTCTCAATTAGGGCTTGATATTGATTATGCATTCTGTCTCCAGAATTTAAAGGAAATTGCCGAGGCGGCCTCCAGGTATGAACTTTTCATTAATATCGATATGGAGAACTATGACCGTCTTGAACCGTCATTCCGCCTTTTGGAGGAACTTTCTGAAGAGTATCCCAATATCGGAACGGTTATCCAAGCCTATTTCTACCGTGCTCAGTCAGACATTGAACGGTTGAAGGATTATCGCCTTCGTATCGTGAAAGGCGCTTATAAAGAAACAAGCGATGTTGCTTATCAAACGAAACTAGACATCGATGATAATTTCCTTCGATTAATTGAATATCATTTAATGAACGGCAAATTCACATCCATTGCCACCCACGATCATCAGGTTATCAATCACGTGAAGCGATTTGTTGAAGCCAACCATATTTCGAAAGACAAATTTGAATTCCAAATGCTTTACGGATTCAGAACTGAGCTTCAATATGAACTGGCCAATGAAGGCTATCAATTCTGTACGTATGTGCCATTTGGGACAGACTGGTACGGTTACTTCATGAGACGTCTTGCTGAAAGGCCGCAAAACCTTGGCTTAGTGACAAAGCAAGTATTTAATAAGAAAACAAATATTGTCCTTGGTGTCGCTGCAGGAGCCTTCCTGCTTGGAAGAATGACGAGGAAGAAATAA
- the hpaB gene encoding 4-hydroxyphenylacetate 3-monooxygenase, oxygenase component: MGAKTGKEYIERVNQAKANVWINGKQVEGDISEHPAFKGVMKSQAELYDLQHQPGKKEYMTYTSPSSGERVGTSFIQPRTKDELMMRRQMMQEWAVYTGGMMGRSPDYINVGIMAYGAAADMFGKQDEQYKQNMIRYYEHCRENDLSLTHTLIQPQVNRGVSASKLNDPYIAARIKEKTDEGVVIKGARLLATQGGITDEIMVFPSTLLKQGKEENPYAYAFSIPNNTPGLKFICRESFDYGKSSFDHPLGSRFEEMDTIVVFDDVVVPWDRVFALGDVNICNQAYNESNAVVHMTHQVVSKNVAKTEFVLGILELMAETINIGQYQHIQEKISEVIIALETLKAYVAASEANASIDKWGIMTPDFAPLNAARNYFPKIYPRFTEIMQLMGASGLMAIPTEEDFQSELRPDLDKYLQSANGDAYNRVKLYRLAWDVCMSSFGSRQTLYERFFFGDPVRMAGALYSGYDKQKYVDRVKEFLDRSEELQKAKI, translated from the coding sequence TTGGGAGCTAAAACAGGCAAAGAATACATAGAGCGGGTCAATCAGGCAAAAGCAAATGTGTGGATAAATGGAAAGCAAGTAGAGGGTGATATTTCTGAGCATCCAGCCTTTAAGGGAGTCATGAAGTCCCAGGCTGAGCTGTATGACCTTCAGCATCAGCCCGGCAAGAAGGAATATATGACCTATACCTCTCCATCTTCCGGAGAAAGGGTAGGAACATCCTTTATCCAGCCAAGGACGAAAGACGAGCTGATGATGAGACGTCAAATGATGCAGGAGTGGGCTGTCTATACAGGCGGCATGATGGGACGCTCTCCTGATTATATCAATGTCGGTATTATGGCTTATGGAGCGGCTGCTGATATGTTTGGCAAACAGGATGAGCAGTATAAGCAAAACATGATTCGCTATTACGAGCATTGCCGTGAGAATGATCTTTCTCTAACACATACCCTCATCCAGCCGCAGGTGAACAGGGGGGTCAGTGCCTCTAAACTGAATGATCCGTATATTGCGGCACGAATCAAGGAGAAGACGGATGAAGGTGTGGTTATAAAAGGGGCGAGATTACTAGCGACACAGGGGGGCATTACCGATGAAATCATGGTATTCCCTTCAACATTGCTTAAGCAGGGGAAGGAAGAGAATCCTTATGCTTATGCCTTTTCCATTCCGAACAATACACCTGGTCTGAAGTTTATTTGCAGAGAGTCATTTGATTATGGCAAATCCTCATTTGACCATCCGCTAGGTTCCCGGTTTGAGGAAATGGACACTATTGTCGTCTTCGATGATGTGGTCGTTCCATGGGACCGTGTCTTTGCTTTAGGCGATGTTAATATTTGTAACCAGGCCTATAATGAGAGCAACGCGGTTGTTCATATGACACATCAGGTTGTATCCAAGAATGTTGCTAAGACTGAGTTCGTCCTTGGAATTCTTGAGCTCATGGCTGAAACCATTAATATCGGCCAGTATCAGCATATTCAGGAAAAAATTTCAGAAGTCATCATTGCCCTTGAGACATTGAAGGCATATGTAGCTGCATCGGAAGCCAATGCTTCCATAGATAAATGGGGCATTATGACACCGGATTTCGCTCCGTTAAATGCAGCGAGGAATTATTTCCCGAAAATCTATCCCCGCTTTACGGAGATTATGCAGCTCATGGGAGCAAGCGGCTTAATGGCCATCCCAACCGAAGAGGATTTCCAATCAGAGCTGCGGCCGGATTTGGATAAGTATCTCCAATCGGCCAATGGAGATGCCTATAACCGTGTCAAATTATACAGATTGGCTTGGGATGTGTGCATGAGTTCATTTGGTTCAAGGCAGACCTTGTACGAGCGCTTCTTCTTTGGAGATCCTGTCCGTATGGCTGGTGCCCTATACAGCGGCTATGATAAACAAAAATATGTTGACCGTGTTAAAGAATTCCTTGATCGCTCAGAAGAATTGCAGAAAGCAAAAATATAA